Proteins co-encoded in one Methylobacterium sp. WL1 genomic window:
- a CDS encoding polyhydroxyalkanoic acid system family protein, giving the protein MPKPLIVDIPHDLGRDEAKRRLEHGTDQARAFLAKSGVSVDQLAWTGDRLDFGVSAMTQKIGGTIDVGPESVRLEVKLPFLLALFAEKIQKVASKKGNLLLTKK; this is encoded by the coding sequence ATGCCCAAACCCCTGATCGTCGACATCCCGCACGACCTCGGCCGCGACGAGGCCAAGCGGCGCCTCGAGCACGGCACCGACCAGGCGCGGGCCTTCCTGGCCAAGAGCGGCGTCAGCGTCGACCAGCTCGCCTGGACGGGCGATCGCCTCGATTTCGGGGTCTCGGCGATGACCCAGAAGATCGGCGGCACCATCGATGTCGGCCCCGAGAGCGTGCGCCTCGAGGTGAAGCTGCCGTTCCTGCTCGCGTTGTTCGCCGAGAAGATTCAGAAGGTGGCGAGCAAGAAGGGCAATCTCCTCCTCACCAAGAAGTAG
- a CDS encoding helix-turn-helix domain-containing protein gives MSADDTTAEPGLPHFFLTTSGLPPGEAFERWRTLLAPMYAVSPTTPSAPLPFGSNIAYPIDDLVAHRTLLSTQRLQRDRRRVEAGPDHYIVQLYRSGRFQGTVGGKPVSASPGTVTLIGRRHLLDGMLDRADAIGIAVPCNRLHGLPLEEHGLLFDATRNRLLAARISDIYRRLPTTRADEAPALAHEFVAFLHRLLDRSQAADVLEGRELNGALLALARVIVQENLSRPTLSPEFIAGQMQVSRSTLYRLFEPEGGVMHFVQGERLRAVRDALADPMERRTISRLAEVFAFNTISQLSRSFRNRYGAPPQAWRGERRVAQRIGGQGTEQHVWKWLRET, from the coding sequence GTGAGTGCAGACGACACGACGGCTGAGCCGGGTCTGCCGCACTTCTTCCTGACGACCTCGGGCTTGCCGCCCGGGGAGGCCTTCGAGCGATGGCGCACCCTCCTGGCGCCGATGTACGCGGTCAGTCCGACGACGCCCTCGGCCCCGCTGCCGTTCGGCAGCAACATCGCGTACCCCATCGATGACCTCGTCGCGCATCGCACGCTGCTCTCGACCCAGCGGCTCCAGCGGGACCGCCGACGCGTCGAGGCCGGTCCCGACCACTACATCGTCCAGCTCTACCGATCCGGCCGTTTCCAGGGCACTGTCGGTGGCAAGCCGGTCTCGGCCTCGCCCGGCACCGTGACCCTCATCGGCCGCCGTCATCTGCTCGACGGGATGCTCGACCGAGCCGATGCGATCGGCATCGCCGTACCCTGCAACCGCCTCCACGGGCTGCCGCTCGAGGAGCACGGCCTGCTCTTCGATGCGACCCGCAACCGGTTGCTGGCCGCGCGCATCTCGGACATCTACCGCCGATTGCCGACCACGCGCGCCGACGAGGCCCCGGCTCTCGCCCATGAGTTCGTGGCCTTCCTGCACCGCCTTCTCGATCGCTCGCAGGCCGCGGACGTGCTGGAAGGTCGCGAGCTCAATGGCGCCCTGCTCGCGCTCGCCAGGGTCATCGTGCAGGAAAACCTGTCGCGGCCGACGCTGTCGCCCGAGTTCATCGCCGGGCAGATGCAGGTCTCGCGGTCCACGCTCTACCGGCTGTTCGAGCCGGAGGGCGGCGTGATGCATTTCGTGCAGGGCGAGCGCCTGCGGGCGGTGCGCGACGCCCTCGCCGATCCGATGGAGCGGCGCACCATCAGCCGGTTGGCCGAGGTGTTCGCGTTCAACACCATCTCGCAGCTCAGCCGCAGCTTCCGCAACCGCTACGGCGCCCCACCGCAGGCTTGGCGTGGCGAGCGCCGGGTGGCCCAACGGATCGGCGGCCAGGGGACGGAGCAACACGTCTGGAAGTGGCTGCGCGAAACGTGA
- a CDS encoding septal ring lytic transglycosylase RlpA family protein yields MLSAIVGTTLPAAAQSGGASWYGSGHRTANGERFNPNGLTAAHRSLPFGTRVRVENRRTGRSVVVRINDRGPFVHGRIIDLSRGSARALGMGGTSYVSLQVLN; encoded by the coding sequence ATGCTGTCTGCCATCGTCGGAACGACCCTCCCGGCTGCCGCCCAGAGCGGCGGGGCCTCCTGGTACGGGAGCGGCCATCGCACCGCGAACGGTGAGCGTTTCAACCCCAACGGACTGACCGCTGCCCATCGCAGCCTGCCGTTCGGAACCCGGGTCCGCGTCGAGAACCGCAGGACCGGCCGCTCGGTGGTGGTGCGCATCAACGATCGCGGCCCGTTCGTGCATGGCCGGATCATCGATCTCTCGCGGGGCTCGGCGCGTGCCCTCGGTATGGGCGGCACGAGCTACGTCTCGCTTCAGGTCCTGAACTGA
- a CDS encoding ATP-binding cassette domain-containing protein, with protein MAAPPLLTLQDIALTFGGTPLINRADLTISPGERTCLVGRNGSGKSTLMKIAAGLVEPDKGRLFLQPGTTIRYLAQEPDFSGFSTTLDFVEAGLPPGESTYRAKYLLESLGMTGAEDPAKLSGGEGRRTALAQALAPEPDVLLLDEPTNHLDLPAIEWLEAELRGTRAAMVLISHDRRFLSALSRATIWLDRGETRRIEQGFSNFEAWRDAFFEEEERDQHKLDRKIVAEEHWLRYGVTARRKRNVRRLGNLHELRQNRREVRRPVGSVSMQASEAESSGSLVVEARDIAKAYGERTIVDGLSLRVMRGDRLGIVGANGAGKSTLINLLMGRLAPDSGQIVLGTNLMPVVLDQARATLEPGMTVTEVLTGGRGDSVTVNGQSRHVIGYLKDFLFTPEQARTPVSVLSGGERNRLLIARALAQPANLLVLDEPTNDLDLETLDLLQEMLGDYQGTLILVSHDRDFLDRVASSVLVSEGAGRWMEYAGGYSDMLVQRGQGVEARTVTAKKGPRERQSAAPAPQASGKPKLGFKDQHELKTLPARIAKLEAAIGQLKAVLDDANLYARDPARFDKATAMLAQAETELSQAEDRWLELEMLQAG; from the coding sequence ATGGCCGCTCCCCCGCTTCTGACCCTCCAGGATATCGCGCTCACTTTCGGCGGCACCCCGCTGATCAACCGCGCCGACCTGACCATCTCCCCCGGCGAGCGGACCTGCCTGGTCGGGCGGAACGGCTCCGGCAAGTCGACGCTGATGAAGATCGCCGCCGGCTTGGTCGAGCCGGACAAGGGGCGGTTGTTCCTGCAGCCCGGGACCACGATCCGCTACCTGGCCCAGGAGCCGGATTTCTCGGGCTTCTCGACCACCCTCGATTTCGTCGAGGCCGGGTTGCCGCCGGGCGAATCGACCTATCGCGCCAAGTACTTGCTGGAAAGCCTCGGGATGACCGGGGCGGAGGATCCGGCCAAGCTCTCGGGCGGAGAGGGCCGGCGCACGGCGCTGGCCCAGGCGCTGGCGCCGGAGCCCGACGTGCTGCTCCTCGATGAGCCGACCAACCATCTCGACCTTCCGGCGATCGAGTGGCTCGAAGCGGAGCTGCGAGGCACCCGCGCCGCCATGGTCCTGATCAGCCACGACCGGCGGTTTCTCTCCGCGCTGTCCCGGGCCACGATCTGGCTGGACCGCGGGGAAACGCGCCGGATCGAGCAGGGATTCTCGAATTTCGAGGCCTGGCGCGACGCCTTCTTCGAAGAGGAGGAGCGCGACCAGCACAAGCTCGACCGCAAGATCGTCGCGGAGGAGCATTGGCTGCGCTACGGCGTCACCGCGCGGCGCAAGCGAAACGTCCGCCGCCTCGGCAACTTGCACGAGCTGCGCCAGAACCGCCGCGAGGTCCGCCGCCCGGTGGGCAGCGTCAGCATGCAGGCCTCGGAGGCCGAATCGTCCGGCAGCCTCGTGGTCGAGGCCCGGGATATCGCCAAGGCCTACGGCGAGCGGACCATCGTGGACGGGCTGTCGCTGCGGGTGATGCGCGGCGACCGGCTCGGCATCGTCGGGGCCAACGGCGCCGGCAAGTCGACGCTGATCAACCTGCTGATGGGCCGCCTCGCCCCCGATTCGGGGCAGATCGTGCTCGGCACCAACCTGATGCCGGTGGTGCTCGATCAGGCGCGGGCCACGTTGGAGCCCGGGATGACCGTCACCGAGGTGCTCACCGGCGGCCGGGGCGACAGCGTCACGGTGAACGGCCAGAGCCGCCACGTCATCGGCTACCTCAAGGACTTCCTGTTCACCCCCGAGCAGGCCCGGACCCCGGTCTCGGTGCTGTCCGGCGGCGAGCGCAACCGCCTGTTGATCGCCCGCGCGCTGGCGCAACCGGCCAACCTGCTGGTGCTGGACGAGCCGACCAACGACCTGGATCTCGAGACCCTGGACCTGCTCCAGGAGATGCTCGGCGACTACCAGGGCACGTTGATCCTGGTCAGCCACGACCGCGACTTCCTCGACCGGGTCGCCAGCAGCGTGCTGGTCTCGGAGGGGGCGGGCCGCTGGATGGAATATGCCGGCGGCTACAGCGACATGCTGGTCCAGCGCGGGCAGGGGGTCGAGGCGCGCACGGTCACGGCCAAGAAGGGGCCGCGCGAGCGCCAGTCCGCCGCTCCGGCCCCGCAGGCCTCCGGCAAGCCGAAGCTCGGCTTCAAGGATCAGCACGAGCTGAAGACGCTCCCGGCCCGCATCGCGAAGCTGGAAGCGGCGATCGGGCAGCTCAAGGCGGTCCTGGACGATGCCAACCTCTACGCCCGCGACCCGGCCCGGTTCGACAAGGCCACCGCCATGCTCGCCCAGGCCGAGACTGAGCTGTCGCAGGCGGAGGACCGGTGGCTGGAGCTGGAGATGCTGCAGGCGGGGTGA
- a CDS encoding AAA family ATPase — MRLIRLALERYGAFTDRTVSFRPDARLHVVLGANEAGKSTALAAVTDLLFGFEKTTRYAFLHDMPLLRLGAEVEAADGRRLAFRRRKGNTRTLIDADEAPLADDALAPFLGGISRTVFCRAFGLDAGSLRAGGREMVDVEGEVGASLFAAGSGLRGLTELQSALDAEAEGIFAPRQAKHRTFYQALERHETARKAIREKGLRAGDWRALNDEIAAAAEKLDGLRAETQRIATERARLERLKRARPIVAEIDVLDHRIAADSTLAEADAAWIERLGAALESCRKAEAEAARTDAALTWARGEAESVPVEAALILHTEEILAAFSGTKEFEKGGTDLPRIEGDAHKVGLDLERLRARIGVPDLASPGGRPAHRRRPRPGRAPDPRRPGPGRRRGADRPRRRRRPDRARPAGGRSRRPAPPTIRRRCART; from the coding sequence ATGCGGCTGATCCGCCTCGCCCTGGAGCGCTACGGCGCCTTCACCGACCGGACCGTGAGCTTCCGGCCCGACGCCCGCCTGCACGTGGTGCTGGGCGCCAACGAGGCCGGCAAGAGCACGGCACTCGCGGCGGTGACCGACCTCCTGTTCGGCTTCGAGAAGACCACCCGGTACGCCTTCCTGCACGACATGCCGCTGCTGCGCCTCGGCGCCGAGGTCGAGGCCGCGGACGGGCGCCGCCTGGCGTTCCGCCGCCGCAAGGGCAACACCCGCACCTTGATCGACGCCGACGAGGCGCCGCTGGCGGACGACGCCCTGGCGCCATTCCTCGGCGGCATCTCCCGCACGGTGTTCTGCCGCGCGTTCGGGTTGGATGCCGGAAGCCTCCGGGCGGGCGGGCGCGAGATGGTGGATGTCGAGGGCGAGGTCGGCGCCAGCCTGTTCGCGGCGGGCTCGGGCCTGCGCGGCCTCACCGAGCTGCAATCCGCCCTGGACGCCGAGGCCGAAGGCATCTTCGCGCCCCGGCAGGCCAAGCACCGGACCTTCTACCAGGCACTGGAGCGTCACGAGACCGCCCGCAAGGCGATCCGCGAGAAGGGCCTACGGGCCGGGGACTGGCGCGCGCTCAACGACGAGATCGCCGCCGCCGCCGAGAAGCTCGATGGGCTCCGGGCCGAGACGCAGCGCATCGCGACCGAGCGCGCCCGGCTGGAGCGGCTGAAGCGCGCCCGGCCGATCGTCGCCGAGATCGACGTGCTGGATCACCGGATCGCCGCTGATTCCACCCTCGCCGAGGCGGATGCCGCCTGGATCGAGCGCCTGGGCGCCGCCCTCGAAAGCTGCCGCAAAGCCGAGGCCGAGGCGGCTCGGACCGACGCCGCCCTCACCTGGGCGCGCGGCGAGGCCGAGTCCGTGCCCGTAGAGGCGGCGCTGATCCTGCACACCGAAGAAATCCTGGCGGCGTTCAGCGGAACCAAGGAGTTCGAGAAGGGTGGCACAGACCTGCCCCGGATCGAGGGCGACGCCCACAAGGTGGGACTCGACTTGGAGCGCCTGCGCGCCCGGATCGGCGTCCCGGACCTCGCTTCCCCTGGAGGCCGGCCAGCCCACCGACGCCGCCCGCGCCCGGGTCGAGCGCCTGATCCGCGACGGCCGGGCCCTGGCCGCCGCCGAGGAGCAGATCGCCCGCGACGGCGCCGTCGCCCGGACCGAGCGCGACCGGCTGGCGGGAGGTCGAGGCGGCCGGCGCCACCCACGATCCGACGCCGCTGCGCGAGGACCTGA
- a CDS encoding carboxypeptidase M32, giving the protein MTAYQILEQRFSRLAALEGAAGILGWDAQTLMPDGAAEARGDQLAILRGLAHEILTAPETCGEIDAAEAAGGLDPWPAANLREMRRTQAHGAAVPRDLVEASSRAVSRSEMVWREARRDADFARLAPYLEEVLRLQREIGQAKGAALGLDPYDALLDSYDPGMRRSVIDPLFADLTSWLPDLIARAREIQDSRPAPLPLEGPFDVGTQRALGLKLMSALGFDFSRGRLDISLHPFCGGATDDVRITTRYDEADFGRALMGVLHETGHALYEQGRPAAWRHQPVGAARGMSLHESQSLIVEMQACRSRDFFTCLAPLLREAFGRSGPEWSPENLHALNTRVRPGFIRVDADEATYPAHILLRYRLETAMIAGDLAVADLPGAFNDGLRDLLGLTVPDDRLGCLQDIHWPSGAFGYFPTYTLGALAAAQLFRAARTAEPALPGCLAEGDFAPLRTWLRANVHEVGSLLGTDDLLVRATGAPLGTAAFRAHLKARYLGG; this is encoded by the coding sequence ATGACCGCCTACCAGATCCTCGAACAGCGCTTCTCCCGCCTGGCGGCCCTGGAAGGGGCGGCCGGGATCCTTGGTTGGGATGCGCAAACGCTGATGCCCGACGGGGCGGCCGAGGCGCGGGGCGACCAGTTGGCGATCCTGCGCGGGCTGGCACACGAGATCCTCACGGCGCCCGAAACGTGTGGCGAGATCGACGCGGCCGAGGCGGCGGGGGGCCTCGATCCGTGGCCGGCCGCCAACCTGCGGGAGATGCGGCGGACCCAGGCCCACGGAGCCGCCGTGCCCAGGGATCTGGTCGAGGCCAGCTCGCGGGCGGTGTCCCGGTCGGAGATGGTCTGGCGGGAGGCGCGGCGCGACGCCGACTTCGCCCGGCTGGCGCCCTATCTGGAAGAAGTTCTGCGGCTCCAGCGCGAGATCGGGCAGGCCAAGGGTGCGGCGCTCGGGCTCGATCCCTACGACGCGCTGCTCGACAGCTACGATCCCGGGATGCGCCGATCGGTGATCGACCCGCTGTTTGCCGATCTCACGAGCTGGCTGCCGGACCTGATCGCCCGCGCCCGGGAGATTCAGGATTCCCGCCCGGCGCCGCTGCCACTGGAAGGCCCGTTCGACGTCGGCACGCAGCGCGCCCTCGGCCTCAAGCTGATGAGCGCGCTCGGCTTCGATTTCAGCCGCGGCCGGCTCGACATCAGCCTGCATCCGTTCTGCGGGGGAGCCACCGACGACGTGCGCATCACCACGCGCTACGACGAGGCCGATTTCGGCCGCGCCCTGATGGGCGTGCTGCACGAGACCGGCCACGCCCTCTACGAGCAGGGCCGTCCCGCCGCGTGGCGGCACCAGCCGGTGGGGGCGGCCCGGGGCATGAGCCTTCACGAGAGCCAGTCGCTCATCGTCGAGATGCAGGCCTGCCGCAGCCGCGACTTCTTCACCTGTCTGGCGCCGCTGCTGCGGGAGGCGTTCGGCCGCTCCGGGCCGGAATGGTCGCCGGAGAACCTGCACGCGCTGAACACCCGGGTCCGGCCGGGCTTCATCCGGGTCGATGCCGACGAGGCGACCTACCCGGCCCATATCCTGCTGCGCTACCGGCTGGAGACCGCGATGATCGCGGGCGACCTCGCGGTGGCCGACCTGCCCGGCGCCTTCAACGACGGCCTGCGCGACCTCCTCGGCCTCACGGTCCCGGACGACCGCCTCGGCTGCCTGCAGGACATCCACTGGCCGAGCGGGGCGTTCGGCTACTTCCCGACCTACACGCTCGGCGCGCTCGCGGCGGCCCAGCTGTTCCGGGCGGCCCGCACCGCGGAGCCCGCCCTGCCGGGCTGCCTGGCCGAGGGCGATTTCGCACCGCTGCGGACCTGGCTGCGGGCCAACGTGCACGAAGTGGGCAGCCTCCTCGGGACGGATGATTTGCTGGTGCGGGCGACGGGGGCGCCGCTCGGGACGGCGGCGTTCCGGGCGCATCTGAAGGCGCGGTATCTGGGGGGCTGA
- a CDS encoding site-specific DNA-methyltransferase has product MASPRTVAADAVARKQVSRAGRPASAPRMGLVPAQRPLPLDQVLVGDCISAMNALPASSVDCVFADPPYNLQLGEAGLLRPDQSRVDAVDDDWDKFATFEAYDSFTREWLAACRRVMKPNATLWVIGSYHNIFRVGSALQDLGYWILNDIVWRKANPMPNFRGKRFTNAHETLIWASRSADSKGYTFHYDALKGGNEDLQMRSDWFIPLCTGEERLKDAEGHKVHPTQKPEALLARTLMAATNPGDVVLDPFFGTGTTGAVAKRLGRRFIGIEREATYAKAAMERIAAVQPLSKAALMVAPTKRAEPRVPFLSVIEAGHIRAGEIVTDERRRFRATVRPDGQLDNGLVIGSIHKIGALVQGLPACNGWTFWHVERSGKPLVIDSYRAGLRQAMANG; this is encoded by the coding sequence ATGGCTTCCCCGCGTACCGTGGCTGCCGATGCCGTCGCCCGGAAACAGGTCTCGCGTGCCGGGCGGCCCGCATCGGCGCCACGGATGGGTCTCGTACCCGCCCAGCGTCCCCTTCCCCTTGACCAAGTTCTGGTCGGGGATTGCATCTCGGCCATGAACGCGCTGCCGGCTTCGAGCGTCGACTGCGTGTTCGCCGACCCACCCTACAACCTGCAGCTCGGCGAGGCCGGCCTGCTGCGTCCGGACCAGAGCCGTGTCGACGCGGTCGACGACGACTGGGACAAGTTCGCGACCTTCGAAGCCTACGACAGCTTCACCCGCGAATGGCTCGCCGCCTGTCGCCGCGTGATGAAGCCGAACGCGACCCTCTGGGTGATCGGGTCGTACCACAACATCTTCCGGGTCGGGAGCGCGTTGCAGGATCTCGGTTACTGGATCCTCAACGACATCGTGTGGCGCAAGGCCAACCCGATGCCGAACTTCCGCGGCAAGCGCTTCACCAATGCCCACGAGACCCTGATCTGGGCCTCGCGCTCGGCGGATTCGAAAGGCTACACCTTCCACTACGACGCGCTGAAGGGAGGCAACGAAGACCTCCAGATGCGCTCGGACTGGTTCATCCCCCTCTGCACCGGCGAGGAGCGGCTGAAGGATGCGGAGGGCCACAAGGTCCATCCGACCCAGAAGCCCGAAGCGCTGCTCGCCCGCACCCTGATGGCGGCGACCAATCCCGGCGACGTGGTGCTCGACCCGTTCTTCGGCACCGGCACCACCGGTGCCGTCGCCAAGCGCCTCGGCCGCCGCTTCATCGGCATCGAGCGCGAGGCCACCTACGCGAAGGCCGCCATGGAGCGGATCGCCGCCGTCCAGCCGCTGTCGAAGGCCGCCCTGATGGTGGCGCCGACCAAGCGCGCCGAGCCGCGGGTGCCGTTCCTCTCGGTGATCGAGGCCGGGCATATCCGCGCGGGCGAGATCGTCACCGACGAGCGGCGCCGCTTCCGCGCCACGGTGCGTCCGGACGGCCAGCTCGACAACGGCCTGGTCATCGGCTCGATCCACAAGATTGGCGCCCTGGTCCAGGGTCTTCCGGCCTGCAACGGCTGGACCTTCTGGCACGTCGAGCGTTCGGGCAAGCCGTTGGTGATCGACAGCTACCGGGCCGGCCTGCGGCAGGCGATGGCGAACGGCTGA
- the mutY gene encoding A/G-specific adenine glycosylase, with product MPTCSATDSGSAPGPRADDLLAWYDRHRRVLPWRALAGEVPDPYRVWLSEVMLQQTTITAVRPYFERFLTRFPDVNALAGAPEEAVMSAWAGLGYYSRARNLHACAKTVAAAGRFPDTAEGLRKLPGIGAYTAGAIAAIAFERAEAAVDGNVERVLSRVFAVEAPLPGSRPEIRRLTQALVPHDRPGDFAQALMDLGATICTPKRPACALCPWMRPCEARARGTQDTFPRKIKVAKGALRRGAAFVAIRSGDEAVLLRTRPPEGLLGTMAEPPGSAWEPDYDVAAALLDAPIDARWKRLPGLVRHGFTHFPLELTVFAARVALSTPTPPGMRFTPRSALDDEPLPGLMRKVLAHAFDPKPEPEKKPRGRPKKEPPAMPLLAAMEAPISMADPEPRPSVRAVPKPRPKPAPEPPPDTDDFLDGEPEAPVAPVRARSTPRRPGAARRR from the coding sequence ATGCCGACCTGTTCAGCCACGGATTCCGGGTCCGCTCCCGGACCACGCGCCGACGACCTGCTCGCCTGGTACGACCGGCACCGGCGGGTCCTGCCGTGGCGCGCGCTCGCCGGCGAGGTGCCCGATCCCTACCGGGTCTGGCTCTCCGAGGTGATGCTGCAGCAGACCACGATCACGGCGGTGCGCCCGTATTTCGAGCGCTTCCTGACGCGCTTCCCCGACGTGAATGCGCTGGCCGGAGCCCCCGAGGAGGCGGTGATGTCGGCCTGGGCCGGGCTCGGCTACTATTCCCGGGCCCGCAACCTCCACGCCTGCGCCAAAACCGTCGCGGCGGCGGGCCGCTTCCCCGACACGGCCGAGGGCCTCCGCAAGCTCCCGGGCATCGGCGCCTACACAGCCGGAGCGATCGCCGCGATCGCGTTCGAGCGGGCGGAGGCCGCGGTCGACGGCAATGTCGAGCGGGTGCTGAGCCGGGTGTTCGCCGTGGAGGCGCCGCTGCCCGGCAGCCGCCCGGAGATCCGTCGGCTGACCCAGGCCCTGGTGCCGCACGACCGGCCCGGCGACTTCGCGCAGGCGCTCATGGATCTCGGCGCGACGATCTGCACGCCCAAGCGCCCCGCATGCGCGCTCTGCCCGTGGATGCGGCCCTGCGAGGCCCGGGCACGCGGCACGCAGGACACGTTCCCGCGCAAGATCAAGGTTGCGAAAGGGGCGCTGCGCCGCGGCGCAGCCTTCGTGGCAATTCGCAGCGGCGACGAGGCGGTACTACTGCGGACGCGTCCGCCGGAGGGTTTGCTCGGCACCATGGCCGAGCCGCCCGGCAGCGCCTGGGAACCGGATTACGACGTCGCCGCGGCCCTGCTGGACGCGCCGATCGACGCTCGCTGGAAGCGGCTGCCGGGCCTGGTGCGGCACGGCTTCACGCACTTCCCGCTGGAGTTGACCGTGTTCGCGGCCCGGGTCGCGCTCTCGACCCCGACGCCGCCGGGCATGCGCTTCACCCCGCGCAGCGCGCTGGACGACGAGCCGCTGCCAGGCCTGATGCGCAAGGTGCTGGCCCACGCCTTCGACCCGAAGCCGGAGCCCGAGAAGAAGCCGCGCGGCCGCCCCAAGAAGGAGCCACCGGCGATGCCGCTGCTCGCGGCCATGGAGGCGCCGATCTCGATGGCCGATCCGGAGCCACGGCCGAGCGTGCGCGCAGTCCCCAAGCCCCGGCCGAAACCGGCACCGGAGCCACCGCCGGACACGGACGACTTCTTGGATGGCGAGCCGGAGGCGCCTGTTGCGCCGGTGCGCGCGCGATCGACGCCGCGCCGACCGGGCGCCGCGCGGCGCCGCTAG